In one Ornithinimicrobium pratense genomic region, the following are encoded:
- a CDS encoding helix-turn-helix domain-containing protein: MLTTVRDLGAAVRRARRAAGLSQQALADRAGVSRQWLSRLESGKGPSAEMGKVLDVLAALGLAVDLVATPLPEAQDDDPFAGLFEDGS, from the coding sequence ATGCTCACCACGGTGCGAGACCTGGGTGCCGCCGTGCGCCGAGCACGACGGGCGGCAGGGCTCAGCCAGCAGGCCCTTGCGGATCGGGCGGGGGTCTCCCGCCAGTGGCTCTCCCGCCTGGAGTCAGGGAAGGGCCCCTCGGCCGAGATGGGCAAGGTGCTCGACGTCCTCGCCGCACTCGGACTCGCGGTCGACCTGGTCGCCACACCCCTGCCCGAGGCCCAGGACGATGACCCGTTTGCCGGTCTCTTCGAGGACGGCTCATGA
- a CDS encoding ABC transporter permease, giving the protein MNGRIPTSVLRAAAKQARVAMTRKYSSPQGLGAIGIAAFLVAIIWFFRDADFMDAVGAAAYLFAGFLALTVISGAMLTIASEIQLERESGTLLRAKAIPHGITGHLLAKLMSVPVELAIAVVPMLIGIALITPEALPSGAGRWVVLVATMLLGTASMLPWGAVLGSIFRTMIGMSVAMLVIYGVTAVSGFFFPVTMLPGWAQSLVQLTPIYWVGLGLRGAMLPESAAAVEIGGVWRSELTVLVLVGWAVLGLVLATVFLRRMARRQSGSTVAAARERVMARGY; this is encoded by the coding sequence ATGAACGGCCGCATCCCCACCTCCGTCCTGCGCGCCGCGGCCAAGCAGGCGCGCGTCGCCATGACCCGCAAGTACTCCAGCCCTCAGGGACTGGGAGCGATCGGGATCGCCGCCTTCCTGGTGGCCATCATCTGGTTCTTCCGCGACGCCGACTTCATGGACGCGGTCGGCGCCGCGGCCTACCTCTTCGCTGGCTTCCTGGCCCTGACTGTCATCTCCGGGGCGATGCTCACCATCGCCAGCGAGATCCAGCTCGAACGGGAGTCTGGCACCCTGCTACGCGCCAAGGCGATCCCGCACGGCATCACCGGCCACCTCCTCGCCAAGCTGATGTCGGTGCCGGTCGAGCTGGCGATCGCCGTCGTGCCGATGCTTATCGGCATCGCCCTCATCACCCCCGAGGCCCTTCCCTCCGGGGCCGGACGCTGGGTCGTGCTCGTCGCCACGATGCTGCTCGGCACGGCCTCGATGCTGCCCTGGGGGGCCGTGCTCGGCTCGATCTTCCGGACGATGATCGGGATGAGCGTGGCCATGCTGGTGATCTACGGCGTCACCGCGGTCTCGGGCTTCTTCTTCCCGGTGACGATGCTGCCCGGGTGGGCGCAGTCGCTGGTCCAGCTGACCCCGATCTACTGGGTCGGGCTCGGCCTCCGGGGGGCGATGCTGCCCGAGTCGGCGGCCGCCGTGGAGATCGGCGGGGTATGGCGCAGTGAGCTCACCGTGCTCGTGCTCGTGGGCTGGGCGGTCCTGGGGTTGGTCCTGGCCACGGTCTTCCTGCGGCGGATGGCCCGGCGGCAGTCAGGGTCGACCGTGGCCGCCGCCCGCGAACGCGTCATGGCGCGAGGCTACTGA
- a CDS encoding tyrosine-type recombinase/integrase — protein MSRRANGEGSIYPYRNGFAAHVWITTPAGRRQRKSVYGKTRPEVHEKWLRLHERARRGPIVPVSPKLRDFLEQWLTETVRPGLSPATASNYEMFSRLYIVPDLGDRRLEKLAVRDVQTWVNELRVRCQCCFQGKDAARPEPQCCARRQCCHEVASEWTVHQAWRVLRGALTQAMREELVFRNVAALVRVPVPRAKRSAVWSVDDARQFLESARDAADALYAAYVLLLVLGLRRGEVLGLAWEDVDLEQGEAYIAWQVQRVDGQLLRRRTKTPSSDAPLPLPDIAVGALRRHRAEENRRRLAAGDMWGDCGLVFTTRLGDPVDPRNFHTAFKTRARKASVPIIPVHATRRTCASLLVSLDVHPRVAMAVLRHSRISMTMEVYSQVSSQATREALRQLGGRLGDDTALQDG, from the coding sequence GTGAGCAGGCGAGCCAACGGCGAGGGGTCGATCTACCCGTACCGGAACGGCTTCGCCGCGCACGTGTGGATCACCACCCCCGCGGGCCGGCGCCAGCGCAAGTCCGTCTACGGGAAGACTCGTCCCGAGGTCCACGAGAAGTGGCTGCGCCTGCACGAGCGCGCACGACGTGGACCGATCGTCCCGGTCTCCCCCAAGCTGCGCGACTTCTTGGAGCAGTGGCTGACGGAGACCGTGCGCCCCGGGCTCTCACCGGCCACGGCGAGCAACTACGAGATGTTCTCCAGGCTCTACATCGTGCCCGACCTGGGGGACCGCAGGCTCGAGAAGCTGGCAGTCCGCGACGTCCAGACCTGGGTCAACGAGCTGCGGGTGCGCTGCCAGTGCTGCTTTCAGGGCAAGGATGCCGCACGACCGGAACCGCAGTGCTGCGCGCGTCGGCAGTGCTGCCACGAGGTCGCCTCGGAGTGGACGGTCCATCAGGCGTGGCGGGTGCTCCGCGGGGCACTGACCCAGGCGATGCGCGAGGAGCTCGTGTTCCGCAACGTGGCCGCGCTCGTGCGCGTGCCAGTGCCCCGGGCGAAGCGATCGGCCGTGTGGTCGGTGGACGACGCCCGGCAGTTCCTCGAGTCGGCCCGTGACGCCGCGGATGCGTTGTACGCGGCCTACGTGCTGCTCCTCGTGCTCGGACTCCGGCGAGGTGAGGTGCTCGGACTGGCGTGGGAGGACGTCGACCTGGAGCAGGGCGAGGCGTACATCGCCTGGCAGGTCCAGCGGGTCGACGGCCAGCTGCTCCGGCGGCGGACGAAGACCCCCTCGTCGGATGCGCCACTGCCCCTGCCGGACATCGCCGTGGGGGCCTTGCGGCGGCACCGGGCCGAGGAGAATCGGCGGCGGCTGGCCGCCGGCGACATGTGGGGCGACTGCGGCCTGGTCTTCACGACCCGTCTCGGCGACCCGGTCGATCCGCGCAACTTCCACACGGCGTTCAAGACCCGGGCGCGGAAGGCCAGCGTTCCGATCATCCCGGTCCACGCCACGCGGCGGACGTGCGCGAGCCTGCTCGTCTCGCTCGACGTGCACCCTCGCGTGGCGATGGCAGTGCTGCGTCACAGCAGGATCTCGATGACCATGGAGGTCTACTCCCAGGTCTCTTCCCAGGCCACACGCGAGGCGCTGCGCCAGCTCGGCGGACGGTTGGGTGATGACACGGCTTTGCAGGACGGGTGA
- a CDS encoding HIT family protein has product MSLAVSNRLGDLPVPSPPCETCGFQLWHPIAPLSVTDVGLYDDARFPGRMIVGLRGHYDHFDELPVEVAAAFMVDVQRISGILRKGLGAHRVNVAILGNQEPHVHAHVIPRYSVREPLPKKSPWQDPRTREVLEAVEREDIIQRICWWLDHPSSTYDRRD; this is encoded by the coding sequence GTGTCACTCGCAGTCAGTAACCGACTGGGGGACCTACCCGTCCCTTCCCCCCCATGCGAGACGTGTGGCTTCCAGCTGTGGCATCCCATCGCCCCTCTTAGTGTTACGGACGTCGGTCTGTACGACGACGCTCGCTTCCCTGGCCGCATGATCGTTGGTCTGCGCGGCCACTACGATCACTTCGACGAACTCCCTGTAGAAGTGGCGGCGGCTTTCATGGTGGACGTACAGCGCATCAGTGGGATATTGAGAAAAGGCCTCGGGGCACATAGGGTGAACGTGGCGATCCTGGGAAATCAAGAGCCTCACGTTCACGCGCATGTCATTCCCAGATACTCCGTTCGAGAGCCGCTACCCAAGAAATCTCCTTGGCAAGACCCCCGAACTCGAGAAGTTCTAGAGGCAGTCGAGCGGGAAGACATAATCCAGCGAATTTGTTGGTGGCTAGACCACCCATCTTCTACCTATGACAGGCGGGATTAA
- a CDS encoding HipA domain-containing protein yields the protein MTAYLNVYLDGILAGQLAQAPAGALAFAYDGAYTARASPTPLSLSMPLSGSRHSNRVVSAWLEGLLPDNLAVREEWARRFEVSPRNPFALLRHVGRDAAGAVQVLPVDVDPPDAAQRTGDVRRLTHDELSDLLLRLTVRDHGWEVGAGSGRWSLAGAQNKVALHRLDDGGWGVPQDATPTTHILKPTRADTRFEDLHVNEFVCLRAAGLLGLRVARVDLVDVGGAKTLVATRYDRGRGQDGVWLRLHQEDLLQAMSYPRSKKYQSDGGPSVKNVASLLSTLALADRDAVRSAFFDAFAFNVLVGGTDAHAKNYSLLLRGQRVAMAPLYDVASYAPYLKKGEAVRSSMKVGRTWLVRDVTVEDWVTVGLSLGLEATEAVDRAERLRTGLPEAVLAAAEEAPAPFVEGARSVAAAVAEQGHLTAPRLPRSPHAQPT from the coding sequence ATGACGGCATACCTGAACGTCTACCTCGACGGCATCCTCGCCGGACAGCTGGCGCAAGCCCCCGCCGGGGCGCTGGCCTTTGCCTACGATGGGGCCTACACCGCCCGTGCCAGCCCCACACCGCTCTCGCTGTCGATGCCGCTGAGTGGGTCGCGGCACTCGAACCGTGTCGTCTCCGCCTGGCTCGAAGGGCTGCTCCCGGACAACCTTGCCGTCCGGGAGGAATGGGCGCGCAGGTTCGAGGTGTCCCCGCGCAACCCGTTCGCCCTGCTCCGGCACGTCGGGCGCGACGCCGCCGGGGCCGTGCAGGTGCTCCCCGTCGACGTCGACCCCCCCGATGCCGCTCAACGCACCGGGGACGTCCGCCGGCTGACCCACGACGAGCTGTCGGACCTTCTCCTGCGGCTGACGGTCCGCGACCACGGCTGGGAGGTCGGTGCCGGCTCTGGACGATGGAGCCTGGCGGGAGCGCAGAACAAGGTGGCGCTCCACCGCCTGGATGACGGCGGGTGGGGTGTTCCCCAGGACGCGACGCCGACGACGCACATCCTCAAGCCGACCCGCGCCGACACCCGTTTCGAGGACCTGCACGTCAACGAGTTCGTCTGCCTGCGTGCCGCTGGTCTCCTGGGCCTGCGCGTCGCCCGGGTGGACCTGGTCGACGTCGGTGGGGCCAAGACGCTGGTCGCCACCCGCTACGACCGAGGCCGCGGGCAGGACGGGGTGTGGTTGCGCCTGCATCAGGAAGACCTGCTGCAGGCCATGAGCTACCCACGGTCCAAGAAGTACCAATCCGACGGCGGCCCAAGCGTGAAGAACGTCGCCTCGCTCCTGTCGACGCTGGCCCTCGCGGACCGCGATGCCGTGCGGTCGGCATTCTTCGACGCCTTCGCCTTCAACGTCCTGGTGGGCGGGACCGACGCCCACGCGAAGAACTACTCCCTGCTCCTGCGCGGGCAGCGCGTGGCCATGGCACCCCTCTATGACGTGGCGTCCTACGCCCCGTACCTCAAGAAGGGCGAGGCGGTGCGGAGCTCGATGAAGGTGGGGCGCACCTGGCTCGTCCGCGACGTGACCGTCGAGGACTGGGTGACTGTCGGCCTCTCCCTGGGCCTGGAGGCGACGGAAGCTGTGGATCGCGCGGAGCGCCTGCGCACGGGCCTGCCCGAGGCCGTCCTGGCAGCGGCTGAGGAAGCACCCGCGCCCTTCGTCGAGGGTGCACGCAGTGTCGCGGCCGCCGTCGCTGAGCAGGGCCACCTCACGGCTCCGCGCCTCCCGCGCTCGCCGCACGCACAGCCGACGTAA
- a CDS encoding DLW-39 family protein, whose protein sequence is MKRFLLLAAAAAGLAALKKMQDQQAERELWAEATDEVPTDSGR, encoded by the coding sequence ATGAAGCGTTTCCTCCTCCTCGCCGCTGCCGCCGCCGGTCTGGCCGCGCTGAAGAAGATGCAGGACCAGCAGGCCGAGCGCGAGCTCTGGGCCGAGGCCACCGACGAGGTGCCCACCGACTCCGGTCGCTGA
- a CDS encoding helix-turn-helix domain-containing protein, whose amino-acid sequence MSTMASRSSGQQRKAPVGPIQRRWYTVDEVAEMLGYGPTKVRMMCISGDLRSLKDGGSRRILPAWVDEYVAMRAAEAEADWP is encoded by the coding sequence ATGTCAACGATGGCAAGCAGGAGTTCGGGGCAGCAGCGCAAGGCGCCGGTCGGGCCGATCCAGCGGCGGTGGTACACCGTGGACGAGGTCGCGGAGATGCTCGGCTACGGACCGACGAAGGTCCGGATGATGTGCATCAGCGGGGACCTGCGGTCGCTGAAGGACGGGGGGTCGCGTCGCATCCTGCCGGCGTGGGTCGACGAGTACGTGGCCATGCGGGCCGCCGAGGCGGAGGCGGACTGGCCGTGA
- a CDS encoding SDR family NAD(P)-dependent oxidoreductase — protein MSSHPSRGVLVTGSSRGVGAAVARAFAARGDRVVVHYLGSEGAAHEVCRSLPGDGHAVVQADLADPDAVQRLATEAIGALGRVDVLVNNAAMLTAPWEGRGRRGDHPLEETSYPEWVQIWRRTLETNLLGPAHLTWQVARHMIDAPPADGVPVGRIVNVGSRGAYRGEPDIPAYGASKAGLHSFGQSMALRLGRHGIAVTSVAPGFIETEMAGYALTGDRAAATRAQSPFGRVARPHEVADAVLALADPRAEWASGAVLDLNGASHLR, from the coding sequence ATGAGCTCCCATCCCTCCCGCGGCGTCCTGGTCACCGGCTCCTCCCGGGGCGTGGGGGCCGCGGTGGCCCGCGCCTTCGCGGCGCGGGGTGACCGAGTCGTCGTCCACTACCTGGGCAGCGAGGGGGCCGCGCACGAGGTATGCCGTTCCCTCCCGGGCGACGGGCATGCCGTCGTCCAGGCAGACCTCGCCGACCCGGACGCCGTCCAGCGACTGGCGACCGAAGCGATCGGGGCCCTGGGCCGGGTCGACGTCCTGGTCAACAACGCGGCGATGCTCACCGCCCCGTGGGAGGGCAGGGGCCGGCGCGGCGACCACCCGCTAGAGGAGACCTCCTACCCCGAGTGGGTGCAGATCTGGCGGCGCACCCTGGAGACCAACCTGCTCGGCCCGGCCCACCTGACCTGGCAGGTGGCCCGGCACATGATCGACGCGCCGCCCGCAGACGGCGTCCCCGTCGGGCGGATCGTCAACGTAGGCAGCCGCGGCGCCTACCGGGGCGAACCGGACATCCCGGCCTACGGCGCGAGCAAGGCCGGCCTGCACTCCTTCGGCCAGTCGATGGCGCTGCGTCTGGGTCGGCACGGGATCGCGGTGACCTCGGTAGCACCGGGCTTCATCGAGACCGAGATGGCCGGGTACGCGCTGACAGGGGACCGGGCGGCGGCCACCCGGGCGCAGAGCCCGTTCGGCCGGGTCGCCCGGCCCCACGAGGTCGCCGATGCCGTGCTCGCACTAGCCGACCCGCGGGCGGAGTGGGCCTCGGGGGCGGTCCTCGACCTCAACGGGGCCAGCCACCTGCGCTGA
- a CDS encoding nucleotidyltransferase domain-containing protein, whose product MTESLVVSQLLNEYSNISAAKALAGRRIDQARAALGSSQEEGLDVVAFGSLARQEVTRESDFDYLVLATNLPEDLETAANLLTKANELRRSWFIEEGMTEKEVPGPGASGVFGRAVGAFDLIDQIGLQQDTNHSLTRRMLLLEESVSLMNQDVYDSVIQTTLRRYLTVGSTRPDKVPRFLLNDVVRYWRTISVDYQAKAREGIDSSGLRYLKLIIPRKVLFAGTAMSLLLCGREGFHTAEVPDLQDQVRMPPIDRLVQGYPVAPPPVQDAMREVLSVLDTYLGCSGNPEWRSLVKQGRRGADANPPEFLAMCDAGDRLQQGLEVVFFDWDVVAARSRQMLAF is encoded by the coding sequence ATGACAGAGTCCTTAGTCGTCAGCCAACTCTTAAATGAGTACTCCAACATCTCCGCTGCGAAAGCGTTGGCCGGTAGGCGTATAGATCAAGCCAGGGCTGCGCTGGGATCGTCCCAAGAGGAGGGGTTGGACGTAGTAGCATTCGGCTCCTTGGCCAGACAAGAGGTGACGCGCGAGAGCGACTTCGACTACTTAGTACTGGCGACGAATCTTCCCGAAGACCTAGAGACGGCGGCTAACCTGCTGACCAAGGCAAACGAACTGCGCCGGTCGTGGTTCATAGAAGAGGGCATGACAGAAAAAGAAGTCCCCGGCCCCGGGGCCTCGGGAGTTTTCGGCCGAGCGGTTGGCGCGTTCGACCTTATCGATCAAATTGGGCTCCAGCAAGACACGAACCATTCATTGACGCGTCGCATGCTGCTGCTCGAGGAGTCTGTAAGCCTCATGAATCAGGACGTTTATGATTCCGTCATCCAGACCACTCTCAGGAGGTACCTGACAGTAGGTAGTACCCGTCCCGACAAGGTCCCTAGGTTTCTCTTGAACGACGTAGTTCGCTACTGGCGCACCATCAGCGTTGACTACCAAGCCAAGGCTCGGGAAGGTATAGACAGCTCTGGATTGCGTTACCTTAAATTGATAATCCCCCGGAAGGTCCTATTTGCAGGGACCGCCATGTCCCTGCTGCTCTGCGGGCGGGAGGGGTTCCACACTGCTGAAGTACCTGACCTCCAAGACCAGGTGCGCATGCCTCCGATCGATCGCCTCGTGCAGGGGTACCCCGTTGCACCACCTCCCGTGCAGGACGCAATGCGAGAGGTCCTGAGCGTTCTCGACACGTACCTGGGGTGTAGTGGTAACCCCGAGTGGAGGAGTCTCGTGAAGCAGGGCCGCAGGGGCGCCGATGCGAACCCGCCGGAGTTCCTGGCCATGTGTGATGCCGGGGATCGCCTACAACAGGGCTTGGAGGTAGTCTTCTTCGACTGGGACGTGGTCGCGGCACGGTCGCGCCAGATGCTCGCCTTCTGA
- a CDS encoding ABC transporter ATP-binding protein yields the protein MITEQTAIRARGVTMAYGDKVVLDDVHLEIPQGQVVVLLGPNGAGKTTTIEILEGFRRPSSGQVEVLGQDPARAPEAWRARVGVVLQSWRDNATWRVKDLLEVAATYYEPYGDERTERPWPPDQLLDRVGLTEHARKRIDKLSGGQRRRLDIAVGLVGRPEVLFLDEPTTGLDPGGRRDIHHLLADLSDLSTTILMTTHDLAEAEVVADRMLVLAGGRLIADDSPDALRLAFSANKEVRLRHRQSGEVSVHPTPDPTAYLTEVLTTGSGEVEVVEVRGATLEDAYLDLVRRADAGEDFAEAAGLLAEGAAR from the coding sequence ATGATCACTGAGCAGACCGCCATCCGGGCCCGGGGTGTGACCATGGCCTACGGGGACAAGGTGGTCCTGGACGACGTGCACCTGGAGATCCCGCAGGGCCAGGTGGTCGTGCTGCTGGGACCCAACGGGGCGGGCAAGACGACCACCATCGAGATCCTCGAGGGCTTCCGCCGCCCATCCAGCGGGCAGGTCGAGGTGCTCGGGCAGGACCCCGCCCGCGCTCCAGAGGCGTGGCGGGCCCGGGTGGGCGTCGTGCTGCAAAGCTGGCGGGACAACGCGACCTGGCGGGTCAAGGACCTGCTCGAGGTGGCCGCCACCTACTACGAGCCCTACGGGGACGAGCGCACCGAGCGCCCCTGGCCCCCGGACCAGCTCCTGGACCGCGTCGGCCTGACCGAGCATGCCCGCAAGCGCATCGACAAGCTCTCCGGTGGGCAGCGCCGCCGCCTGGACATCGCCGTCGGGCTCGTCGGGCGCCCCGAGGTGCTCTTCCTCGACGAGCCCACCACCGGCCTGGACCCTGGTGGGCGTCGAGACATCCACCACCTGCTCGCAGACCTGTCCGACCTGTCCACGACGATCCTGATGACCACCCACGACCTGGCCGAGGCCGAGGTGGTGGCTGACCGGATGCTGGTGCTGGCCGGCGGGCGGCTGATCGCCGATGACAGCCCCGACGCGCTGCGCCTGGCCTTCTCGGCCAACAAGGAGGTTCGGCTGCGGCACCGGCAAAGCGGTGAGGTGAGCGTGCACCCCACCCCCGATCCCACGGCATACCTGACCGAGGTGCTGACCACCGGCTCCGGTGAGGTGGAGGTCGTCGAGGTCCGGGGCGCGACCCTGGAGGACGCCTACCTAGACCTGGTCCGCCGCGCCGACGCCGGTGAGGACTTCGCCGAGGCCGCCGGCCTGCTCGCCGAAGGAGCTGCCCGATGA